A single region of the Solwaraspora sp. WMMD791 genome encodes:
- a CDS encoding GNAT family N-acetyltransferase, whose translation MITFSLSGPLGTMTVEPLDVTSYAGHLHAWITHPRSVYWGMPDADLDAVRREYERIDADPHHHAWLGRLDGEPLFLAETYEPAHSELATHYPVRPGDVGMHVLVAPPAGGQRHGLTSAVMRTVLAFIFADPAHLRVVVEPDVRNEAIAAKNAEAGFVVEGLIPLPDKQARLSFCTRAAFAASPLGGAPGAGVAAGDPAAGPPAAGKDRSASSMTPPAHLDPATIAVAHRHLVAKAIAEFSHERLIQPRPDGSVPAAADGGSYLLTTAERIHYRFRARRYALDHWLIDPATVTREVDGAPAPPDALDLIIELQETLGIPPKLLGTYLEEISATLAGAAWKHHHRRERAADLVHADFQTIESAMTEGHPLFVANNGRIGFGLTDHAAYAPEAGAPVRLVWLAVRRDLSTFTAGRGVDEQAHYLAELGADTLHRFADRLRDLGLDPHAYRYLPVHPWQWEHKVGITFAADVAARAIVPVGTSPDRYRAQQSIRTFFNIDAPHRHYVKTALSIQNMGFMRGLSPAYMRATPPINDWVADLVAADDTLRDCGFEVLRELASVGYTGDAYHRSGAPVSAYQRMLAALWRESPVPRIAPGQRLATMASLLHRDRDGAHLATAMIAASGLTATDWLTRYLRAYLRPLLHCLLGYDLAFMPHGENLILVLQDHVPVRVFMKDIGEEVVALHDRPLPAAVERIRMSVDDEFRVLAIFTDVFDGFLRFLAAILDADGVLPAGEFWRLVADCVRTHGADHPQLRDRLDFFAPTFRHSCLNRLQLRNTLQMVDLTDQAGSLIYAGTQDNPLATVAVPTR comes from the coding sequence ATGATCACCTTCTCACTGTCCGGTCCGCTGGGCACCATGACCGTCGAGCCACTCGACGTCACGTCGTACGCCGGGCATCTGCACGCGTGGATCACCCATCCCCGGTCCGTCTACTGGGGAATGCCCGATGCCGACCTCGACGCGGTCCGGCGCGAGTACGAGCGCATCGACGCAGACCCGCACCACCACGCCTGGCTCGGTCGACTCGACGGCGAGCCGCTGTTCCTGGCCGAAACCTACGAGCCGGCGCACAGCGAACTCGCCACCCACTACCCGGTCCGGCCCGGCGACGTCGGGATGCACGTGCTGGTCGCGCCACCGGCCGGCGGGCAGCGGCACGGACTCACCTCGGCGGTGATGCGTACCGTGCTGGCGTTCATCTTCGCCGACCCGGCGCACCTGCGGGTCGTCGTCGAACCCGACGTCCGCAACGAGGCGATCGCCGCCAAGAACGCCGAAGCCGGCTTCGTCGTCGAAGGGCTGATCCCGCTGCCGGACAAGCAGGCCAGGCTCAGCTTCTGCACCCGGGCCGCGTTCGCCGCCAGCCCGCTCGGCGGTGCGCCCGGTGCCGGCGTGGCGGCTGGCGACCCGGCAGCCGGCCCGCCGGCAGCCGGCAAAGACCGGTCCGCGTCGTCGATGACCCCACCGGCGCACCTCGACCCCGCCACCATCGCGGTCGCCCACCGCCATCTCGTCGCCAAGGCGATCGCCGAGTTCAGCCACGAGCGGCTGATCCAGCCGCGACCCGACGGGTCCGTGCCGGCCGCCGCCGACGGCGGCAGCTACCTGCTGACCACCGCCGAACGGATCCACTACCGGTTCCGGGCCCGCCGCTACGCCCTGGACCACTGGCTGATCGACCCGGCGACGGTGACCCGCGAGGTCGACGGCGCGCCGGCACCGCCGGACGCCCTCGACCTGATCATCGAACTGCAGGAGACACTGGGCATCCCACCGAAGCTGCTCGGCACCTACCTGGAGGAGATCAGCGCCACCCTGGCCGGCGCCGCCTGGAAACACCACCATCGGCGGGAACGCGCCGCCGACCTGGTGCACGCGGACTTCCAGACCATCGAATCGGCGATGACCGAGGGTCACCCGTTGTTCGTCGCCAACAACGGCCGGATCGGGTTCGGCCTGACCGACCACGCGGCCTACGCGCCGGAGGCAGGTGCCCCGGTACGGCTGGTCTGGCTCGCGGTCCGCCGGGACCTGAGCACCTTCACCGCCGGGCGGGGCGTCGACGAGCAGGCGCACTACCTGGCCGAGTTGGGCGCCGACACGCTGCACCGGTTCGCCGACCGGCTGCGCGACCTCGGCCTCGACCCGCACGCCTACCGGTACCTGCCGGTGCACCCGTGGCAGTGGGAACACAAGGTCGGCATCACCTTCGCCGCCGACGTGGCGGCCCGGGCCATCGTCCCGGTCGGCACCAGCCCGGACCGGTACCGGGCACAGCAGTCGATCCGTACCTTCTTCAACATCGACGCGCCGCACCGGCACTACGTCAAGACCGCACTGTCCATCCAGAACATGGGCTTCATGCGCGGGCTGTCCCCGGCGTACATGCGGGCCACCCCGCCGATCAACGACTGGGTCGCCGACCTGGTCGCCGCCGACGACACGCTGCGCGACTGCGGGTTCGAGGTGCTGCGGGAACTGGCGTCCGTCGGCTACACCGGCGACGCGTACCACCGCAGCGGCGCACCGGTATCGGCGTACCAGCGGATGCTCGCCGCGCTGTGGCGGGAGAGCCCGGTCCCCCGGATCGCCCCCGGGCAGCGGCTGGCCACCATGGCCAGCCTGCTGCACCGCGACCGCGACGGCGCGCATCTGGCGACCGCCATGATCGCGGCGTCGGGGCTGACGGCCACCGACTGGCTGACCCGGTACCTGCGCGCCTACCTGCGACCGCTGCTGCACTGCCTGCTCGGCTACGACCTGGCGTTCATGCCGCACGGGGAGAACCTGATTCTCGTGCTGCAGGACCACGTCCCGGTCCGGGTCTTCATGAAAGACATCGGGGAGGAGGTCGTCGCCCTGCACGACCGGCCGCTGCCGGCCGCCGTCGAACGGATCCGGATGTCGGTCGACGACGAGTTCCGGGTGCTGGCCATCTTCACCGACGTCTTCGACGGCTTCCTACGGTTCCTCGCCGCGATCCTGGACGCCGACGGGGTCCTGCCGGCCGGGGAGTTCTGGCGGCTGGTCGCCGACTGCGTCCGGACCCACGGCGCGGACCATCCGCAGCTGCGCGACCGGCTGGACTTCTTCGCCCCGACGTTCCGGCACTCCTGCCTCAACCGGCTGCAGCTGCGCAACACCCTGCAGATGGTGGACCTCACCGACCAGGCCGGGTCGTTGATCTATGCCGGGACACAGGACAACCCGCTCGCCACCGTGGCGGTGCCGACCCGATGA
- a CDS encoding SidA/IucD/PvdA family monooxygenase, which yields MRTHDFVAVGLGPFNLGLACLTAPLDELDGVFLEQRDEFAWHPGLMIDGVSIQVPFLADLVTMADPTSPYSFLNYLKQTGRLYRFYIREDFYPLRAEYDAYCRWAAAQLPAIRFGHRVEQVTHDAASGDYLVHVRQSGTGTVETLRTRRLVLGIGTVPYRPAVLRDLPGPAIHSADYLPNKARLQEMESITIVGSGQSAAEIYLDLLEEIDTRGHQLNWITRSPRFFPMEYTKLTLEMTSPEYVRYFHALPPASRDRLNRDQRSLYKGISGDLVNTIFDTLYRKDVAGPVPTTLLTGTALTGAEWDAGPGRYRLALHHQEQDRHFTLDTEGLILATGYRPAVPAFLDPVRDRIRWDGRGRFDVAVGYSVDHADREIFVQNAEEHTHSLTAPDLGMGPYRNSVIIANMLGREVYPVEHRIAFQHFGALPDGAPSTAPDATDTPTPAHRQEALSR from the coding sequence ATGCGCACGCATGACTTCGTCGCGGTCGGCCTCGGCCCCTTCAACCTCGGGCTGGCCTGCCTGACCGCGCCGCTCGACGAACTCGACGGGGTGTTCCTGGAGCAACGCGACGAGTTCGCCTGGCACCCCGGGCTGATGATCGACGGCGTCAGCATCCAGGTGCCGTTCCTGGCCGACCTGGTCACCATGGCCGACCCGACCTCGCCGTACTCCTTCCTCAACTACCTCAAGCAGACCGGCCGGCTCTACCGGTTCTACATCCGCGAGGACTTCTACCCCCTGCGCGCCGAGTACGACGCCTACTGCCGGTGGGCGGCGGCGCAGCTGCCCGCCATCCGGTTCGGCCACCGGGTCGAACAGGTCACCCACGACGCGGCGAGCGGCGACTACCTGGTGCACGTACGGCAATCGGGCACCGGGACCGTCGAGACGCTGCGGACCCGGCGGCTGGTGCTCGGCATCGGCACCGTCCCGTACCGCCCGGCGGTGCTGCGCGACCTGCCCGGCCCGGCCATCCACAGCGCCGACTACCTGCCGAACAAGGCCCGGCTGCAGGAGATGGAGTCGATCACCATCGTCGGCAGCGGGCAGAGCGCCGCGGAGATCTACCTCGATCTGCTGGAGGAGATCGACACCCGGGGTCACCAGCTGAACTGGATCACCCGCTCGCCCCGGTTCTTCCCGATGGAGTACACCAAGCTGACCCTGGAGATGACCTCGCCGGAGTACGTCCGTTACTTCCACGCGTTGCCGCCGGCCAGCCGCGACCGGCTCAACCGGGACCAGCGCAGCCTCTACAAGGGCATCAGCGGTGACCTGGTGAACACCATCTTCGACACCCTGTACCGCAAGGACGTGGCCGGGCCGGTGCCGACCACCCTGCTGACCGGGACGGCGTTGACCGGCGCCGAATGGGACGCCGGGCCCGGACGGTACCGACTCGCCCTGCACCACCAGGAACAGGACCGCCACTTCACGCTGGACACCGAAGGGCTGATCCTGGCCACTGGCTACCGGCCGGCCGTACCGGCCTTTCTCGACCCGGTCCGCGACCGGATCCGGTGGGACGGGCGGGGCCGATTCGACGTGGCCGTCGGCTACAGCGTCGACCACGCCGACCGGGAGATCTTCGTGCAGAACGCCGAGGAGCACACCCACAGCCTGACCGCGCCCGACCTGGGCATGGGTCCGTACCGCAATTCGGTGATCATCGCGAACATGCTCGGCCGCGAGGTCTACCCCGTGGAGCACCGGATCGCCTTCCAGCACTTCGGCGCGCTGCCCGACGGCGCGCCGTCGACGGCGCCCGATGCCACGGACACACCGACGCCGGCCCACCGGCAGGAGGCGCTGAGCCGATGA
- a CDS encoding MFS transporter, with protein sequence MSTLVQPGATTGHPTPPAADGRLRTLTALYVTQFLGFGFITIGLTGILRAGGTSLETLALLNLIGLIWPVKFLWAPVVDRYGPRRGGHYRSWLLVLQSGMVLTLLALLAVDPATGRIGPIVLICAMFVFLSATQDIAADALAVRLLRRRDRGAGNGIQVAASYVGNILGGGACVVVYDRFGWAAAVGLLAGLTAVGLLVVWRFREPDRVARPAGTRQAYGALLSVLRQPGCRSWVLGVVPLLYSGAGAAYGMVSPALVDAGWPLQRIGFVTGVVTSVPAVIAGLVAGGLVNRIGRTGVLLVGGASLAAATTLLLPMLTGRAPTGFTTVALCCFMAAYTVANVALYTVNMDYSRPASGGTDFTVLSSFGLICSYLAAALGLAVAARAGYPPVAAVAIVFMLAGVVMGLRHQRRHPPVPAAG encoded by the coding sequence GTGAGCACGCTGGTCCAGCCGGGCGCGACCACCGGGCACCCGACCCCGCCGGCAGCTGACGGGCGGTTGCGGACGCTGACCGCGCTGTACGTCACCCAGTTTCTCGGCTTCGGGTTCATCACGATCGGGCTGACCGGCATCCTGCGAGCCGGCGGCACCTCGCTGGAGACGCTCGCGCTGCTCAACCTGATCGGTCTGATCTGGCCGGTCAAGTTCCTCTGGGCACCGGTCGTCGACCGGTACGGGCCCCGACGCGGCGGCCACTACCGGTCGTGGCTGCTGGTCCTGCAGTCCGGCATGGTGCTCACCCTGCTGGCACTGCTCGCGGTAGACCCGGCCACCGGGCGGATCGGCCCGATCGTACTGATCTGCGCGATGTTCGTGTTCCTGTCGGCGACCCAGGACATCGCGGCGGACGCCCTCGCCGTCCGGCTGCTGCGCCGCCGGGACCGGGGTGCCGGTAACGGGATTCAGGTGGCCGCCAGCTACGTCGGCAACATCCTGGGCGGTGGTGCCTGCGTCGTGGTCTACGACCGGTTCGGCTGGGCCGCCGCCGTCGGGCTGCTCGCCGGGCTCACCGCCGTCGGGCTGCTGGTGGTGTGGCGGTTCCGTGAGCCCGACCGGGTCGCCCGGCCGGCCGGCACCCGTCAGGCGTACGGCGCGCTGCTGTCCGTGCTGCGCCAGCCCGGCTGCCGCAGCTGGGTGCTCGGTGTGGTGCCGCTGCTCTACAGCGGGGCCGGCGCCGCCTACGGGATGGTGTCGCCGGCGCTGGTCGACGCCGGCTGGCCGCTGCAGCGGATCGGCTTCGTCACCGGCGTCGTCACCAGCGTGCCGGCGGTGATCGCCGGTCTGGTGGCCGGCGGCCTGGTCAACCGGATCGGCCGGACCGGGGTGCTGCTGGTCGGCGGTGCCTCGCTCGCCGCCGCGACCACGCTGCTGCTGCCGATGCTGACCGGGCGGGCCCCGACCGGGTTCACCACCGTGGCACTGTGCTGTTTCATGGCGGCGTACACCGTGGCCAACGTGGCGCTGTACACCGTCAACATGGACTACTCACGGCCGGCGTCCGGCGGCACCGACTTCACCGTACTGTCGTCGTTCGGCCTGATCTGCTCCTACCTCGCGGCGGCGCTGGGCCTGGCCGTCGCCGCCCGGGCCGGCTACCCGCCCGTCGCGGCGGTCGCGATAGTGTTCATGCTCGCTGGCGTCGTCATGGGGCTGCGTCACCAACGGCGTCATCCGCCGGTGCCGGCCGCCGGGTGA
- a CDS encoding aspartate aminotransferase family protein, translating into MYPHLFGRHTVDAYVSSIDQTAGRLADRVRTVRQPYSGAGVATLQAMVDRVDLDTPLGTTGAVLDEIGALYLDHAVWFHEPTYLAHLNCPVAIPALSAELLLAAVNSSVDTWDQSTSGTLIERRMIDWTAQRIGFGPTADGVFTSGGTQSNLHGLLLAREDRLARASDGGHPPGDRGAAAGISRDAVLPRLRILATQESHFSVGKSARLLGLAADAVVPVATDETGRMDPVALRAAVDLLRAQALVPMAVVATAGTTDRGCVDPLAAISTVCREYAVWLHVDAAYGCGLLVSGRRRALLDGIEHADSVTVDFHKSFFQPVSCSAIVVREAATMRRIAVHADYLNPRTATVPNQVDKSLQTTRRFDALKLWLTLRTIGAQQLGEMFDRVVDLARVAHDELAAQEDFEVAMRPVLSTVLFRYRPGWLAEADCDRLLPRLRARLFGDGAAIVAGTTIDGHYWLKFTLLNPNTTVEDLRTVIDLIRRAGAELLDAEWDPALLPAPPAAIATEVGANAHA; encoded by the coding sequence ATGTACCCACATCTTTTCGGCCGGCACACGGTGGACGCCTACGTGTCCAGCATCGACCAGACCGCAGGCCGGCTCGCCGACCGCGTCCGCACGGTCCGCCAGCCGTACTCCGGGGCCGGTGTCGCGACGTTGCAGGCGATGGTCGACCGCGTCGATCTCGACACGCCGCTCGGCACCACCGGGGCCGTGCTCGACGAGATCGGCGCGCTCTACCTCGACCACGCGGTCTGGTTCCACGAACCCACCTACCTCGCGCACCTGAACTGCCCGGTGGCGATTCCCGCGCTCAGCGCTGAACTGCTGCTCGCCGCCGTCAACTCCTCGGTCGACACCTGGGACCAGAGCACCAGCGGCACCCTGATCGAACGCCGGATGATCGACTGGACCGCGCAGCGGATCGGCTTCGGCCCCACCGCCGACGGCGTCTTCACCAGCGGCGGCACCCAGTCCAACCTGCACGGGCTGCTGCTGGCCCGGGAGGACCGGCTGGCCCGGGCATCCGACGGCGGGCATCCCCCCGGCGATCGGGGCGCCGCCGCCGGGATCAGCCGCGACGCGGTGCTCCCCCGGCTGCGGATCCTGGCCACCCAGGAGAGCCACTTCAGCGTCGGCAAGTCCGCCCGGCTGCTCGGGCTGGCCGCCGACGCCGTCGTACCGGTCGCCACCGACGAAACCGGTCGGATGGACCCGGTCGCGCTGCGCGCCGCGGTCGACCTGCTCCGCGCCCAGGCCCTCGTCCCGATGGCGGTGGTCGCCACCGCCGGCACCACCGACCGGGGCTGCGTCGACCCGCTCGCCGCGATCAGCACGGTCTGCCGCGAGTACGCCGTGTGGCTGCACGTCGACGCCGCGTACGGCTGTGGCCTGCTGGTCTCCGGCCGGCGCCGGGCGCTGCTCGACGGCATCGAACACGCCGACTCGGTGACCGTCGACTTCCACAAGAGTTTCTTCCAGCCGGTCAGCTGCAGCGCCATCGTGGTCCGGGAGGCGGCGACCATGCGGCGGATCGCCGTCCACGCCGACTACCTCAATCCGCGTACGGCGACCGTGCCCAACCAGGTCGACAAGAGCCTGCAGACCACCCGCCGCTTCGACGCGTTGAAGCTGTGGCTGACCCTGCGCACCATCGGTGCCCAGCAGCTCGGCGAGATGTTCGACCGGGTCGTCGACCTGGCCCGGGTCGCGCACGACGAACTGGCCGCGCAGGAGGATTTCGAGGTCGCCATGCGGCCGGTGCTCAGCACCGTGCTGTTCCGCTACCGACCAGGCTGGCTCGCGGAGGCCGACTGCGACCGACTGCTGCCCCGGCTGCGGGCCCGGCTGTTCGGTGACGGTGCCGCGATCGTCGCCGGCACCACCATCGACGGCCACTACTGGCTCAAGTTCACCCTGCTCAACCCCAACACGACAGTGGAAGATCTGCGTACCGTGATCGATCTGATCCGCCGGGCCGGCGCCGAACTGCTCGACGCCGAATGGGACCCGGCCCTCCTGCCCGCCCCGCCGGCCGCCATCGCCACGGAGGTGGGCGCCAATGCGCACGCATGA